One Pyrofollis japonicus DNA window includes the following coding sequences:
- a CDS encoding ATP-dependent helicase, with product MPIEWIKSCPQDEEVYKLLRDYVAGWFRKKYRTFTIPQKCAIPLIKKGKNVLLSSPTGTGKTLAVFLGIIDELYRYAEEGHLEDQIYAVYVSPLRALNNDMRRNLLDPLEGIREYAKSVLGIELPEIRVAVRTSDTPPHEKQKMLRKPPHILITTPESLGISLAAPKFRERLSTARWLIVDEIHELASSKRGTHLSISVERLDYLTGGRLQRIGLSATIAPLEEVAKFLVGFKDSGEPRDCVIVDARFAKPIDVRVLCPVKDLIHTPAEVVNEAIYRLLAKLIREHRTTLIFTNTRSATERVVYKLKKLLKEEGIADMDEIEAHHSSLSRDIRLSVEEKLKRGELRVVVSSTSLELGIDIGYIDLVVLLSSPKSVSRLLQRIGRAGHHIRQVSKGRIIVVDRDDLVECTVLAKAAMDRKIDRVHIPRKPLDVLAQHIVGLSLEKKWRIDEAYRLVKRAYPYRDLSYEEFMNVLRYLAGKYGLEHYKVYAKIWLDEEEGVFGRKRGSRAIYYMNSGTIPDEVKVHVFTIDGKYVGDLEEGFVQILAPGDIFVLGGRTYEFIRSEGMKVFVKKAEGAKPTVPSWYSEMLPLAFDSALLVGAFRRWVKELIEDGIPREEAIELIASKYNLEKHAAENIYNYILEQYMFTNGLVPSDKLVLIEYFLDEENNSTSIIFHTLYGRRVNDTLSRAYGYVLSKMLNTNVRITVTDNAFMLTVGGTRTDIELERLVFSVNPDNVGEILKKVLRNTELLKRRFRHCAERAFMILRRYHGRTRDPHRLQLNAQTLLEVVEKIPQFPILQEAYREILEDYMDINNARQVLKWIHEGSVEVAFFGPTRVPSPFAHHIVARGYSDIVLMEDRKKLLMELHSKVMELLRSRFSSNEQGQAYT from the coding sequence ATGCCAATCGAGTGGATTAAGTCGTGTCCACAAGACGAAGAAGTCTATAAGCTGCTTAGAGACTATGTTGCTGGCTGGTTTAGGAAAAAGTACCGCACATTCACTATCCCGCAGAAATGCGCGATACCATTAATCAAGAAGGGAAAGAACGTACTACTATCATCGCCAACAGGTACCGGTAAAACACTAGCTGTTTTCTTGGGTATAATAGACGAACTTTACAGGTATGCCGAAGAGGGACACCTAGAAGACCAGATTTATGCAGTCTATGTTTCGCCGCTCCGTGCACTAAATAATGATATGAGAAGAAACCTCTTGGATCCTCTTGAGGGCATACGTGAGTATGCTAAAAGCGTTCTTGGAATAGAGTTGCCAGAGATACGGGTCGCAGTACGAACAAGTGATACGCCTCCTCATGAAAAGCAAAAGATGTTAAGAAAGCCGCCTCACATACTGATAACTACTCCCGAAAGCCTTGGAATATCATTAGCTGCGCCTAAATTCAGGGAGCGTCTATCCACAGCGCGTTGGCTCATAGTTGACGAAATACACGAACTTGCATCAAGTAAGAGGGGGACACACCTAAGCATCTCCGTGGAGAGGCTTGACTACTTGACCGGCGGAAGGCTGCAAAGAATAGGGTTATCTGCAACAATAGCTCCTCTCGAAGAGGTTGCGAAGTTCCTTGTCGGATTCAAAGATAGCGGCGAGCCAAGAGACTGTGTAATAGTCGATGCAAGGTTCGCAAAACCCATAGATGTAAGGGTTCTATGCCCCGTTAAGGACCTTATACACACGCCTGCCGAGGTTGTTAATGAGGCTATTTACAGGCTCCTTGCCAAGCTGATAAGAGAACATAGAACTACGCTCATATTTACGAATACGAGAAGTGCCACAGAGCGCGTCGTTTACAAGCTAAAGAAGTTATTAAAGGAAGAAGGAATAGCCGATATGGATGAGATAGAGGCTCATCATAGTAGCCTTAGCCGCGATATAAGGCTTAGTGTTGAAGAGAAGCTCAAACGCGGCGAACTTAGGGTAGTAGTATCGTCTACTAGCCTCGAACTAGGCATCGACATAGGATATATTGATCTAGTTGTACTCCTTAGTAGCCCGAAGAGCGTTTCAAGACTTCTCCAGAGAATCGGCAGAGCTGGCCACCATATAAGGCAGGTCAGCAAGGGCAGAATAATCGTTGTTGACAGAGACGATCTTGTTGAGTGCACCGTGCTAGCAAAGGCAGCTATGGATAGAAAAATAGACCGAGTCCACATACCACGAAAACCACTAGACGTGCTTGCACAGCATATTGTTGGACTCTCTCTTGAGAAAAAGTGGAGAATAGACGAAGCATATAGGCTTGTCAAACGTGCATATCCTTACCGCGACTTAAGCTACGAGGAATTCATGAACGTTCTTCGATACCTTGCCGGAAAATATGGGCTTGAACACTACAAGGTTTACGCCAAAATATGGCTAGATGAAGAGGAGGGTGTTTTCGGCCGCAAGCGCGGATCAAGAGCAATATACTATATGAACAGCGGTACTATACCTGATGAGGTTAAAGTACACGTATTTACTATTGACGGGAAATACGTAGGTGATCTTGAGGAGGGCTTTGTCCAGATACTTGCCCCGGGCGATATCTTTGTACTCGGAGGGCGCACATATGAGTTCATTAGATCCGAGGGAATGAAAGTCTTTGTCAAAAAGGCCGAAGGCGCGAAACCAACTGTTCCGAGCTGGTACTCTGAGATGCTCCCATTGGCCTTCGATTCAGCTCTGCTCGTTGGCGCGTTTAGAAGGTGGGTAAAAGAACTCATAGAGGATGGTATTCCGCGTGAAGAGGCCATAGAACTCATAGCATCCAAGTACAATCTCGAAAAACATGCAGCAGAGAATATATATAACTATATACTGGAACAATACATGTTTACAAACGGGCTCGTTCCAAGCGACAAACTAGTACTCATAGAGTACTTCCTCGACGAAGAGAATAACTCAACATCAATAATCTTTCACACACTCTATGGTAGACGAGTAAACGACACACTATCAAGAGCATACGGATATGTATTATCAAAAATGCTTAACACGAACGTCAGAATAACTGTAACCGATAACGCTTTTATGCTGACAGTAGGCGGCACAAGAACCGATATAGAGCTAGAACGCCTTGTATTCAGCGTGAACCCAGACAATGTTGGGGAGATTCTGAAAAAAGTTCTTCGGAACACGGAGTTACTAAAACGCCGCTTTAGACACTGCGCTGAAAGAGCATTTATGATACTGCGAAGATATCATGGAAGAACACGCGACCCCCATAGACTACAGCTTAATGCACAAACACTACTTGAGGTCGTTGAGAAGATACCACAGTTCCCAATACTCCAAGAAGCTTATAGAGAAATTCTAGAAGACTACATGGATATCAACAATGCACGCCAAGTACTTAAATGGATACATGAGGGCAGCGTTGAGGTGGCGTTCTTCGGCCCGACACGCGTCCCTAGCCCCTTTGCTCATCATATAGTGGCAAGAGGATATAGCGATATAGTACTTATGGAAGATAGGAAGAAACTACTAATGGAGCTACACAGCAAGGTCATGGAGTTACTACGTAGCCGTTTTTCATCAAATGAGCAAGGGCAAGCTTATACCTAG
- a CDS encoding phosphoglycerate kinase: protein MPCLLRNGQKIPTIDDLDERYGIKGSKILLRIDINSPIDPASGKILDDSRIRAHSPTIRELLERRAAVVIMSHQGRPGSDDFVSLEEHAKLLEKYVGYPIKFIDDVIGPSARNAIKELEPGEALLLDNTRLISEEIIEATPEKHAKGIFVRRLVPLFNYYVNDAFATAHRSQPSIVGFPLHLPSAAGRVMERELEALAKLYKAEERPRVFVLGGGKVHDTLRILEHIHANNIADRILLTGLIAELFLVAKGIDIGEENKKLLEAKGILPLVPRARRLLLRGLPVETPVDFKTLIGNEVRVEPVGNIRGVIRDIGPQTVKAYAEIMKEARLIVMRGPAGVIEDPRFREGSLELVKAALNSDAYLIVGGGHLNSIIAELKAYDRPNLHVSTGGGALLLFLAGEELPGLSALVVSAKKFFPEL, encoded by the coding sequence TTGCCCTGCCTGCTTAGAAACGGGCAAAAGATACCAACAATAGATGATCTTGACGAGCGCTACGGCATTAAAGGCTCAAAGATACTGCTGCGAATCGATATAAACAGTCCCATAGATCCCGCCAGCGGCAAAATTCTAGACGACAGCAGAATCAGAGCACATAGTCCTACTATAAGGGAGCTCCTTGAGCGCAGAGCTGCCGTGGTAATAATGTCTCATCAAGGCAGGCCTGGAAGCGATGACTTTGTCAGCCTAGAAGAGCATGCAAAGCTGCTCGAAAAATACGTAGGATATCCAATAAAATTTATCGATGATGTCATAGGCCCAAGCGCGAGAAACGCAATAAAGGAGCTTGAGCCTGGAGAGGCCCTCCTACTTGACAATACAAGGCTTATTTCAGAGGAGATTATTGAGGCAACACCAGAGAAGCACGCAAAAGGCATATTTGTTCGGAGACTCGTACCCTTATTTAACTACTATGTAAACGACGCATTTGCTACAGCACATAGAAGCCAGCCAAGCATTGTTGGATTTCCCCTGCACCTCCCCTCAGCCGCCGGTAGGGTTATGGAAAGGGAGCTTGAAGCCCTAGCCAAGCTCTACAAAGCTGAAGAGAGACCACGTGTGTTTGTCCTCGGCGGCGGCAAGGTACATGACACGCTCCGAATACTCGAGCATATCCATGCAAACAATATTGCTGACAGGATACTATTGACTGGACTGATTGCAGAACTCTTCCTTGTAGCAAAGGGCATAGATATAGGTGAAGAGAATAAGAAGCTGCTTGAAGCAAAGGGCATACTGCCCCTTGTGCCAAGGGCTAGGAGACTTCTTCTAAGAGGCTTACCTGTTGAAACTCCTGTAGACTTCAAGACACTGATCGGAAACGAGGTAAGAGTAGAACCTGTAGGTAATATAAGAGGCGTTATAAGGGACATAGGGCCCCAAACAGTCAAAGCCTATGCAGAAATTATGAAAGAAGCGAGACTCATAGTGATGAGAGGACCTGCAGGAGTAATTGAAGATCCAAGGTTTAGAGAAGGAAGCTTAGAGCTTGTAAAGGCTGCGCTTAATAGCGACGCGTACCTTATAGTTGGCGGCGGGCATCTTAACAGTATAATAGCAGAGCTCAAAGCATATGACAGGCCTAACCTACACGTAAGTACCGGTGGAGGTGCGCTATTACTCTTCTTAGCCGGAGAAGAGTTACCGGGTCTTTCAGCACTCGTTGTTTCCGCGAAGAAGTTTTTCCCTGAACTATAA